The window ATTTAAATTCTCTTGAGCCATTCTTACAAGTTCTTTTACCATGCTGCCGCCTAGTCTGCCACCGACTTTTCCTGCCTGTTCAGAAGTTAGCTTCCCATTATAACCTTCTTTTAATGGAACCCCTACTTCTTCTGCAATTTCATATTTGGCTTGTTCTGGATCGGTTGTGCCAGCAACTTTTGCCTTTAATTGATCGAGTCCTTGACGAGCCTCAGGAACTAGAATTTTATTTCTATTTCTTCTTGCCATTATCATTCCCTCCTTTCTATCTATCATGTCCCAAAAGAGGCTTAAACATGTTCTTACATGAGAATGGATGCAAAAAACCATCCTTCAACATAGGAAATAATATACATTTTTTATAAATTAATAGTAGAAGAAGGAATGTAAAATTTGTATGTTGAACTAATATAAATAAGGGAGAAATTACTAACTAGTAACTTCCGAATTTAATAAAAGGAGCGGATGAAAATGATTCAAAAACCGTTACAAGTCAAATTAATTCCTTACACTATTGAGTCGGTTGTCGAGAACACAAACGAAACACCAAAAGGAGTCGATTTAATTCAAGCACCTACAATTTGGGAAGATAGTCATCAAGGTGAAGGCATTGTAATTGCAGTTATTGATACAGGTATTGAAACAGATCATCCCGACCTCAAAGATCAAATTATCGACGGGAAAAACTTTACTCCCGATTATGATGGAGATCCTAATATATTTGAAGATAATAATGGCCATGGTACCCACGTATCAGGAACAATCGCCGCTACCTTAAATAATGAAGGGGTTGTTGGAGTAGCTCCTAAAGCAAAAATCCTAAGTTTAAAAGCATTAACTGGACAAGGGTCTGGAGATTATGAGTGGATTATCAATGCCATTAATTATGCAGTAGAGTGGCGTGGACCCGAGCAAGAACGAGTACGCGTCATTTCAATGTCTCTTGGCGGTCCTGAAGATGTTCCTGAAATGCATAAAGCCATTCAAAACGCAGTTAGCCAAGATATTTCAGTTGTTGTCGCAGCTGGTAACGAAGGGGATAGTAGTGAAGATACATTTGAGTATTCTTATCCCGGTAAATACAATGAGGTCATTCAAGTTGGAGCAGTTGATAATAACTTAAAGCTCGCGCCTTTTACGAATACAAATGAAGAAATAGATTTGGTTGCTCCAGGAGTAGAAGTTGTTTCTACTTACTTAGGAAGCAAATATGCTTCTCTTTCCGGCACATCCATGGCTACTCCTCATATTGCCGGGGCTATAGCACTGCTAATTATTTTAAGTGAAAAAGAGTTTGGTCGTTCTTTAAGTGAAGCGGAAATTTATGCGCAGCTTATTAAACGAACTTTACCAATAGGAAATCGTAAAAGCTCTGAAGGGAATGGTTTCCTCGAACTTAACTTAGTTGAAAAAATTCAAGAGATGATGACTGCAACACATATTTAGCAACCCCGCAATTATTTAGAGCACATTTCATAAGAAAATGTGCTCTAATATTGATTGATACGTTATTGCTATACTTATTTACCTTCTGTAGATTGAAAATAGATGTTAGTTAGAAAAGATGCCTTACCTAATCCATAACAAGTCCACCGTCTACCACCAAATTTTGTCCTGTGATTGCTCGCCCCCACGGTGAAGCAAAAAATAGGGCAACATCTGCTAATTCTCTCGGAGTTGTAACCTTTTGCAACGGTGTAGAAGATTCAATGATTTGGAAAACTTCTGCTGTTGTCACTTTACTTGCATCAGTTTGCTTTAGAAGCCCCCCAGACATCATATTCACCGTAATACCATAAGCACCTAACTCTTTGGCCATATTACGAGTAAAGCCGACTAATGCCGCTTTGGCGGTCGTATATTCATGGTAGGCTACAACAGGATTCTGAAAAAGATTCGTCCCTATATTAATAATCCGCCCAAAGCCAAGTTCCTTCATATCATTTAGACAGGCTTGAACACTATTTAGAGCACCCTGAATTGTTCCTTCGAATTGCTTATTATAATCAGCCCAGCTGAGCTCAAAGGCATTTTTTTGTGTAAGCGGATTAAACTCAAAATCAATCAGTGCATTATTTACAACCGTTGTGATAGGTGTATTAAAGTATTGTTTCGCTGAATCCACCATTTGGATGACTTCTTGACGATTCCGTATATCTGCTCGCAAAGCAATTACCTTATCCCCTAACTCTTTGGCCAAATCCTCAGCCTTTTCCTGACTCTGATAATAGTTAATAACGACATTTGCCCCTTCCATTACAAATGCTCTAACAAGTTCTTCACCAACACCTCTACTTGCACCTGTTATCAACACAGTTTGTTCATTTAGTTTCATTCCCATTTCCCCCACTTAGAGCCTGAATTGTTTTTTCTATATTTGGACTTTCACAAATGACTGAAATGACAGATACTCCATCAGCACCGCTTGAACGAACTTCAGCTGCATTCTTTTCATTGATTCCACCAATCCCTACTATCGGAAAATTGGGATACTGACTTCTTGCCTTTTGCAAAAAATCAACTCCAGCAGGTGGTTGTGCATCTGTTTTGGATTTCGTTGCATAAATGGGACCAATACCCACATAATCTGCACCACTTTTAACAGCTAGCTCCATCTCCTGTTCATTATGTACAGATACACCGATGATTTTATTTTTCGCTCTTGCCCGAAATTCGGTAATTGCCAGATCATCCTGCCCAACATGAATACCATCAGCATCTAGCTTTAATGCCAGTTCGACATCATCATTCACAATAAATGGCACGCCATATGCCTTACAAAGCTTCTGGCATGCACGTGCAAATGACTCAAGTGCTTCACCAGTTAAACTGCCTTCTCCCTTTTCACGAAGCTGGAAGCACGTAATCCTTGCTTTCAGTGCTTTTTCTAGCGTTTCTAGTGGTTCCGAAGAATTTAGTGTCCCCATTATAAAGTACACATTTAAGCTGTCACGATTCATGGACTATTACCTCGCAATGCCCATTTGCCCTCTTATACGCAAAATGATTTGTCGGGCCATGTCCATTTCCAATCGATAAAGGAATAGAAATGGCTAAATGTATGAATTTCTTTGCTTCAATAATGGCCTCCTCTATCGTTAACCCTTTTGCTAAACCCGCTGTAATGGCTGCTGAAAAGGTACACCCGGTACCATGCGTATCCTTCGTTTGGACACGTGGTGTCATCATTGTAAAGAAACCACCGTTCCAATAAACAGTGTCCGCAGCAAATTCTCCAGCTAAATGACCTCCTTTCATCACTACATACTGCACGCCCATTGCCAATAGCTTTTTCGCTGCTAGTTCGATATCTTTGGCATTACATATAGACATCCCTGTAAGTGTCTCTGCTTCGGGAATGTTCGGCGTACAAATTGTCGTCAGCGGAAGTAATTTTGTTTTTAGCGCCATCACTGCTTCCTCTTGCAATAAACTCGCTCCTCCTTTGGCAACCATGACTGGATCAACGATAAGGGGAATATTTTGTCCTTTCATCACATCTGCTACAATCTCAATGAGTTCAGCAGAAAAGAGCATGCCTGTTTTAACTGCTTGAACATTAAAATCTGATAGTACAGCATCTAATTGTAGTTTCAAAAATGCAGGTGCGACTTCAGAAATTCCATGGACGCCAAGTGTATTTTGTGCTGTGAGGGATGTAATGGCTGTGGTACCAAATACACCAAGCTCCTGAAATGTTTTGACATCGGCCTGAATTCCCGCGCCTCCTCCAGAATCTGAACCGGCAATTGATAAGGCTATCATTGGCATCCCTCCGCTAATTTTTGGAGTGTATTAATGAATTTGAACTGGAATGTCCCTAACTCTTTGCCACTTTGTTCACTTGCTTCTTTATATTGTTTTAACGTAGAAGCCAAATCCTGCATTGGTTGCTCGCTACTTGCTAATACTGCTGCGCAAATAGCACTTAATAAGCAGCCTGTTCCAGTCAC is drawn from Lysinibacillus sp. SGAir0095 and contains these coding sequences:
- the thiD gene encoding bifunctional hydroxymethylpyrimidine kinase/phosphomethylpyrimidine kinase, with the translated sequence MIALSIAGSDSGGGAGIQADVKTFQELGVFGTTAITSLTAQNTLGVHGISEVAPAFLKLQLDAVLSDFNVQAVKTGMLFSAELIEIVADVMKGQNIPLIVDPVMVAKGGASLLQEEAVMALKTKLLPLTTICTPNIPEAETLTGMSICNAKDIELAAKKLLAMGVQYVVMKGGHLAGEFAADTVYWNGGFFTMMTPRVQTKDTHGTGCTFSAAITAGLAKGLTIEEAIIEAKKFIHLAISIPLSIGNGHGPTNHFAYKRANGHCEVIVHES
- the thiE gene encoding thiamine phosphate synthase, with amino-acid sequence MNRDSLNVYFIMGTLNSSEPLETLEKALKARITCFQLREKGEGSLTGEALESFARACQKLCKAYGVPFIVNDDVELALKLDADGIHVGQDDLAITEFRARAKNKIIGVSVHNEQEMELAVKSGADYVGIGPIYATKSKTDAQPPAGVDFLQKARSQYPNFPIVGIGGINEKNAAEVRSSGADGVSVISVICESPNIEKTIQALSGGNGNETK
- a CDS encoding 3-oxoacyl-ACP reductase; this encodes MKLNEQTVLITGASRGVGEELVRAFVMEGANVVINYYQSQEKAEDLAKELGDKVIALRADIRNRQEVIQMVDSAKQYFNTPITTVVNNALIDFEFNPLTQKNAFELSWADYNKQFEGTIQGALNSVQACLNDMKELGFGRIINIGTNLFQNPVVAYHEYTTAKAALVGFTRNMAKELGAYGITVNMMSGGLLKQTDASKVTTAEVFQIIESSTPLQKVTTPRELADVALFFASPWGRAITGQNLVVDGGLVMD
- a CDS encoding alpha/beta-type small acid-soluble spore protein codes for the protein MARRNRNKILVPEARQGLDQLKAKVAGTTDPEQAKYEIAEEVGVPLKEGYNGKLTSEQAGKVGGRLGGSMVKELVRMAQENLNKNQ
- a CDS encoding S8 family peptidase, which produces MIQKPLQVKLIPYTIESVVENTNETPKGVDLIQAPTIWEDSHQGEGIVIAVIDTGIETDHPDLKDQIIDGKNFTPDYDGDPNIFEDNNGHGTHVSGTIAATLNNEGVVGVAPKAKILSLKALTGQGSGDYEWIINAINYAVEWRGPEQERVRVISMSLGGPEDVPEMHKAIQNAVSQDISVVVAAGNEGDSSEDTFEYSYPGKYNEVIQVGAVDNNLKLAPFTNTNEEIDLVAPGVEVVSTYLGSKYASLSGTSMATPHIAGAIALLIILSEKEFGRSLSEAEIYAQLIKRTLPIGNRKSSEGNGFLELNLVEKIQEMMTATHI